The following proteins come from a genomic window of Methanobacterium sp. Maddingley MBC34:
- a CDS encoding polyprenyl p-hydroxybenzoate/phenylacrylic acid decarboxylase (PFAM: Flavoprotein~TIGRFAM: polyprenyl P-hydroxybenzoate and phenylacrylic acid decarboxylases) translates to MIVVAITGASGVTYGVRLLEVLKEMGKNTALVVTEPARIILKHEMGMEEDQLRDLCHKFYEPGDLTSAINSGSCRFESMIIVPCTMKTISAISTGFASNAVTRAADVALKERRKLLLVPRETPLRSVHLENMLRISREGAIILPAMPAFYHQPQNMDDLVDFLVGKILDVLHIDHNLYQRWHGEIP, encoded by the coding sequence ATGATAGTGGTAGCCATTACAGGAGCTAGCGGTGTTACCTATGGTGTTAGACTTCTGGAAGTATTGAAAGAAATGGGGAAGAACACTGCCCTGGTAGTAACAGAACCTGCAAGAATTATACTGAAACATGAAATGGGAATGGAAGAAGACCAGTTAAGGGATCTCTGCCATAAATTCTATGAACCTGGAGACCTGACCAGTGCCATTAACAGTGGTTCCTGCAGGTTCGAGTCTATGATCATTGTCCCCTGCACTATGAAAACAATATCCGCGATTTCCACGGGTTTTGCAAGTAATGCGGTTACTAGAGCTGCGGATGTGGCTTTAAAGGAGAGAAGGAAACTGTTACTGGTACCACGGGAAACACCCTTACGCTCAGTCCACCTGGAAAATATGCTCAGAATCAGCAGGGAAGGTGCCATTATTCTACCTGCAATGCCTGCCTTTTACCATCAACCCCAAAACATGGATGACCTGGTGGATTTCCTGGTGGGTAAAATACTGGACGTACTCCATATTGATCATAATCTCTACCAGCGATGGCACGGAGAGATCCCATGA